From Nonlabens sp. Ci31, the proteins below share one genomic window:
- a CDS encoding Crp/Fnr family transcriptional regulator codes for MTDHQEGRCENCIVRQLNTLKALTKEELKRISDSKETKIIKKGEAIFNEGDKLNGVYCVRDGFSKLSKRSDNGKDQIVKIASKGELLGQRSVITEESTNLSAVALSDMNVCFISKNHLKDNISNNIKFTNALLVQLANDLKFADDVIVNMAQKNVKQRIAETLRYLEDNFGKDEEGFIKMILTREDIANLVGTAKEACIRQLTAFKKAGWIHTEGKRIKIINDKALYNLIEGFE; via the coding sequence ATGACAGACCATCAAGAAGGAAGGTGCGAGAATTGCATCGTAAGACAACTAAATACGTTAAAGGCACTTACCAAGGAAGAACTCAAACGTATTTCTGATAGTAAAGAGACCAAGATCATTAAGAAAGGGGAGGCCATTTTTAATGAAGGAGATAAACTCAATGGTGTTTATTGTGTAAGAGATGGTTTTTCAAAGCTTTCTAAAAGGAGTGATAACGGTAAAGATCAGATTGTAAAAATTGCTTCAAAAGGGGAATTGTTAGGGCAGCGATCTGTTATAACAGAAGAATCTACTAATTTAAGTGCTGTGGCTCTGAGTGATATGAATGTATGTTTCATTTCTAAAAATCACTTGAAAGATAACATCAGTAACAATATTAAATTTACAAATGCGCTATTGGTACAACTTGCTAATGATCTCAAATTTGCAGACGATGTGATCGTTAACATGGCGCAAAAAAATGTAAAACAACGCATTGCAGAGACACTGCGGTATCTGGAAGATAATTTTGGTAAAGATGAAGAGGGCTTTATAAAGATGATTCTCACTCGTGAAGATATTGCAAACCTAGTGGGTACTGCAAAAGAGGCTTGTATAAGACAATTAACCGCGTTTAAAAAGGCAGGCTGGATCCATACAGAGGGCAAGCGCATCAAAATTATAAATGACAAAGCCCTCTATAATTTAATAGAAGGCTTTGAGTAA
- a CDS encoding universal stress protein has product MKNIIVPVDFSTPSENALKAAVRIAKQHQARLIIVHMLEFQEVNLSKEEKSEEGRYLIELTQKRFDKFLDKNYLKGVSIQTAVRNYKVFSELDQVAKEHHGDLIVMGSHGSSGIQEVFIGSNTEKVVRTSHIPVLVIKGTQGFTPHKGVFACDFKLESKEVFIKAMDLFKKLQIEVSLLFVNLPASNFQSTNQIINQIARFSDTLTDAYKFSPAEVTIFSDFSVENGVFHFAEKKQADIIGIPTHGRKGLSHFFSGSIGEDMVNHSSLPVVTFKI; this is encoded by the coding sequence ATGAAAAATATAATTGTCCCCGTAGACTTTTCAACACCTTCAGAAAATGCGCTTAAAGCGGCAGTACGAATTGCAAAACAGCATCAAGCGCGGCTTATTATAGTGCACATGTTGGAATTTCAAGAGGTAAATTTATCTAAGGAAGAAAAATCTGAAGAGGGGCGCTACCTCATCGAACTCACTCAAAAACGTTTTGACAAATTTCTAGATAAAAATTATTTAAAAGGAGTTTCTATTCAAACTGCGGTACGCAACTATAAAGTCTTTAGCGAACTGGATCAGGTAGCAAAAGAACATCATGGAGATCTTATTGTTATGGGATCTCATGGAAGTAGTGGTATTCAAGAAGTCTTTATAGGCTCCAATACCGAAAAAGTAGTCAGGACATCACATATTCCTGTTCTCGTGATTAAAGGAACTCAAGGTTTTACACCGCATAAAGGAGTCTTTGCATGTGATTTTAAACTAGAGAGTAAAGAAGTTTTTATAAAAGCGATGGACCTATTTAAAAAACTACAAATAGAAGTTTCCTTATTGTTTGTAAACTTGCCAGCTAGCAATTTTCAAAGTACAAACCAAATCATAAATCAAATCGCCCGATTTTCTGATACCCTAACGGATGCTTATAAATTCTCCCCTGCAGAGGTTACTATTTTTTCAGATTTCAGTGTGGAGAATGGAGTGTTTCATTTTGCCGAAAAGAAACAAGCTGATATTATAGGCATCCCAACCCATGGCCGCAAGGGATTATCTCACTTCTTTTCTGGCAGTATAGGAGAGGATATGGTCAACCACTCTTCCTTACCAGTAGTAACTTTTAAAATCTAA